In one window of Hevea brasiliensis isolate MT/VB/25A 57/8 chromosome 10, ASM3005281v1, whole genome shotgun sequence DNA:
- the LOC110648184 gene encoding APO protein 4, mitochondrial codes for MALRKIMWQNLSGDCSRCISHFRYYSSRIDWKKLRPMILKRIENRAKDYPVRDMVPVAQEVLKARMLLIQGVSTLIQVIPVLACKFCPEVYIGEKGHLIQTCWGYRRGAKNRVHVWITGGLNDILVPVETFRLNNMFQKIIKHDQRFDFDRVPAVVELCRQAGADQTAENLYSSTRTLDSVSSGLDRADSLSPEDLKLVANGTLRAWETLRSGVQKLLLVYPAKVCKHCSEIHVGPSGHKARLCGVFRYESWRGSHFWKKAAVDDLVPPKIVWRHRPQDPPVLLNEGRDFFGHAPAVVDLCTKAGAIAPKKYYCMMKIQGLSATFKY; via the exons ATGGCTTTGAGGAAGATAATGTGGCAAAATCTTTCTGGAGATTGTAGTAGATGCATTTCGCACTTCAGATATTATAGCTCCCGAATTGACTGGAAAAAGCTGCGGCCTATGATACTGAAGAGAATAGAAAATCGTGCTAAGGACTATCCTGTTCGGGACATGGTTCCCGTGGCTCAAGAGGTCCTCAAGGCCAGAATGCTTCTTATTCAAGGCGTGTCCACTCTCATCCAAGTGATTCCAGTATTGGCGTGCAA GTTCTGTCCGGAAGTATATATCGGAGAGAAAGGTCATTTAATTCAGACTTGCTGGGGTTACAGACGTGGTGCTAAGAATCGGGTTCATGTGTGGATTACTGGTGGTTTAAATGATATACTCGTTCCAGTAGAGACATTTCGCCTGAATAATATGTTCCAAAAGATTATTAAACATGACCAAAGATTCGATTTTGACCGTGTTCCTGCTGTTGTTGAGCTCTGCAGGCAGGCAGGTGCTGATCAAACTGCTGAGAATTTGTACTCTAGTACAAGGACTTTGGACAGTGTCTCTAGTGGTCTTGATAGAGCTGATTCTCTGTCACCTGAGGATCTTAAGTTGGTAGCAAATGGGACTTTGAGAGCATGGGAGACTCTTAGATCAGGGGTGCAAAAGTTGTTGTTAGTTTATCCAGCAAAAGTTTGCAAGCATTGTTCAGAAATTCATGTTGGGCCATCTGGACACAAGGCTCGCCTTTGTGGTGTGTTTAGGTATGAAAGTTGGCGTGGATCACACTTCTGGAAGAAGGCAGCTGTAGATGATCTGGTGCCTCCAAAGATTGTGTGGCGGCATCGGCCTCAAGATCCTCCAGTTCTCTTAAATGAAGGGCGGGATTTTTTTGGACACGCACCAGCAGTGGTGGATCTATGCACAAAGGCTGGTGCTATTGCACCAAAAAAGTATTATTGCATGATGAAAATTCAGGGTTTGTCAGCAACATTTAAATACTGA